From a single Pseudomonas sp. A34-9 genomic region:
- a CDS encoding aldehyde dehydrogenase (NADP(+)) yields the protein MTQILGHNYIGGQRSAAGNVKLLSVDATTGEQLPHDFIQATMEEVDAAAKAAAAAYPAYRSLSAERRAQFLDAIADELDALGDDFVAVVCRETALPAGRIQGERGRTSGQMRLFAKVLRRGDFYGARIDLPLPDRQPLPRPDLRQYRIGLGPVAVFGASNFPLAFSTAGGDTASALAAGCPVVFKAHSGHMATAELVADAVIRAAEKTAMPAGVFNMIYGGGVGEWLVKHPAIQAVGFTGSLKGGRALCDMAAARPQPIPVFAEMSSINPVIVLPQALAERSETVARDLTASVVQGCGQFCTNPGLVIGIRSPQFSAFVQQVAGLIGDQPAQTMLNAGTLGSYGKGLQKLLAHPGIEHLAGNPQQGNQAQPQLFKADARLLIDGDEVLQEEVFGPTTVIVEVADKAQLSAALHGLHGQLTATIIGELADFERFAELTPLLEQKVGRILLNGYPTGVEVCDSMVHGGPYPATSDARGTSVGTLAIDRFLRPVCFQNYPDSLLPEPLKNANPLRIQRLVDGKPSRDAL from the coding sequence ATGACTCAGATTCTCGGTCACAACTACATCGGTGGTCAGCGCAGCGCCGCTGGCAACGTCAAACTGCTATCGGTCGACGCAACGACGGGCGAGCAACTGCCGCACGATTTCATCCAGGCCACGATGGAAGAAGTCGACGCCGCCGCCAAAGCCGCCGCTGCCGCGTACCCGGCGTATCGCAGCCTCAGCGCCGAGCGCCGCGCACAGTTCCTCGACGCAATTGCCGATGAACTGGACGCGCTCGGTGATGACTTCGTCGCTGTGGTCTGCCGCGAAACGGCATTGCCGGCCGGACGTATTCAAGGCGAGCGTGGACGCACCAGCGGGCAAATGCGTCTGTTCGCCAAAGTGCTGCGTCGTGGCGATTTCTACGGTGCGCGCATCGATTTGCCACTGCCGGATCGCCAGCCATTGCCGCGTCCGGATCTGCGTCAATACCGCATCGGCCTCGGCCCGGTAGCGGTGTTTGGCGCAAGCAACTTTCCACTGGCGTTTTCCACGGCCGGCGGTGACACCGCTTCGGCACTGGCCGCCGGTTGCCCGGTGGTGTTCAAGGCTCACAGCGGGCACATGGCCACGGCTGAGTTGGTGGCTGATGCGGTAATCCGCGCCGCAGAAAAAACCGCGATGCCGGCCGGCGTGTTCAACATGATCTATGGCGGTGGCGTCGGCGAGTGGCTGGTCAAGCACCCGGCGATTCAGGCAGTCGGTTTCACCGGTTCGCTCAAGGGCGGTCGGGCACTGTGTGACATGGCCGCTGCGCGCCCGCAACCGATTCCGGTGTTCGCCGAGATGTCGAGCATCAACCCGGTGATCGTTCTGCCGCAGGCGCTTGCCGAGCGTTCGGAAACGGTTGCTCGTGACCTGACCGCTTCGGTAGTGCAGGGCTGCGGCCAGTTCTGTACCAATCCTGGTCTGGTCATCGGCATCCGTTCGCCGCAGTTCAGCGCGTTCGTCCAGCAAGTCGCTGGTTTGATCGGCGATCAACCGGCACAAACCATGCTAAACGCCGGCACGCTTGGCAGCTACGGCAAAGGCTTGCAGAAGCTGTTGGCGCATCCCGGCATCGAGCATCTGGCGGGCAATCCACAGCAGGGCAATCAGGCGCAGCCGCAGTTGTTCAAGGCTGATGCACGCTTGTTGATCGATGGCGATGAAGTGCTGCAGGAAGAAGTGTTCGGCCCGACCACGGTGATTGTCGAAGTGGCGGACAAGGCGCAACTGAGCGCTGCGTTGCACGGTTTGCACGGGCAACTCACCGCAACGATTATTGGTGAACTGGCGGACTTCGAGCGCTTCGCAGAGCTGACGCCGCTGCTTGAGCAGAAGGTCGGGCGGATCCTGCTCAACGGTTATCCGACCGGTGTCGAGGTCTGTGATTCGATGGTGCACGGCGGGCCGTATCCGGCGACGTCCGATGCCCGTGGCACCTCGGTTGGCACCTTGGCGATCGACCGCTTCCTGCGCCCGGTGTGCTTCCAGAACTACCCGGACAGCTTGCTGCCGGAGCCGCTGAAAAACGCCAACCCGCTGCGCATCCAGCGTCTGGTCGACGGCAAGCCGTCGCGCGACGCCCTTTAA
- a CDS encoding RND family transporter: MTSLITPQQDKATFLERLIFNNRPAVILICLVVSIFLFWQATLIRPSTSFEKMIPLKHPFIEKMMEHRNDLANLGNTVRISVEAKDGDIFSKEYMETLRQINDEVFYISGVDRSGLKSLWSPSVRWTEVTEEGFAGGEVIPQSYNGSQDSLDLLRNNVLKSGQVGRLVANDFKSSIVDIPLLESYPDPEDQGKLLALDYRKFSHELEDKIRNKFEAQNPNVKIHIVGFAKKVGDLIDGLVMVVLFFGIAFVITLILLLWFTNCVRSTIAVLSTTLVAVVWQLGLMHFFGFGLDPYSMLVPFLIFAIGISHGVQKINGIALQSSEADNALTAARRTFRQLFLPGMIAILADAVGFITLLIIDIGVIRELAIGASIGVAVIVFTNLILLPVAISYVGISKRAIAKSKKDANREHPFWRLLSNFANPKVARISVVLALIAFGGGLWYSQNLKIGDLDQGAPELRPDSRYNKDNNFIINNYSTSSDVLVVMVKTKAEGCSRFEAMAPIDELMWKMQNTEGVQSAISLVTVSKQMIKGMNEGNLKWETLSRNPDVLNNSIARADGLYNNSCSLAPVLVFLNDHKAETLDRAVHAVQEFAKDNNKDGLEFILAAGNAGIEAATNEVIKQAELTILILVYICVAVMCMITFRSWAATLCIVLPLVLTSVLGNALMAFMGIGVKVATLPVVALGVGIGVDYGIYIYSRLESFLRAGLPLQEAYYQTLKSTGKAVLFTGLCLAIGVCTWIFSAIKFQADMGLMLTFMLLWNMFGALWLLPALARFLIKPEKLAGQKGNSLFAH; this comes from the coding sequence ATGACTTCCTTGATCACTCCTCAGCAGGACAAGGCGACATTTCTTGAGCGCCTGATCTTCAACAACCGCCCGGCAGTGATCCTCATCTGCCTGGTGGTGAGCATTTTCCTGTTCTGGCAGGCGACGTTGATCCGGCCGTCGACCAGTTTCGAAAAAATGATCCCGCTCAAGCATCCGTTCATCGAGAAGATGATGGAGCACCGCAACGATCTGGCGAACCTGGGCAACACCGTGCGCATTTCGGTGGAGGCCAAGGACGGCGACATCTTCTCCAAGGAGTACATGGAGACCCTGCGTCAGATCAACGATGAAGTGTTCTACATCTCCGGCGTTGACCGCTCCGGCCTGAAGTCGCTGTGGAGTCCGAGCGTGCGCTGGACCGAAGTGACCGAAGAGGGTTTTGCCGGCGGTGAAGTGATCCCGCAGAGCTACAACGGCTCGCAGGACAGCCTCGATCTGCTACGCAACAACGTGCTCAAGTCCGGGCAGGTCGGGCGTCTGGTGGCCAATGACTTCAAATCGAGCATCGTCGACATCCCGCTGCTGGAGTCCTATCCGGATCCGGAAGACCAGGGCAAGTTGCTTGCACTGGACTATCGCAAGTTCTCCCATGAACTCGAAGACAAGATCCGCAACAAGTTCGAAGCGCAGAACCCCAATGTCAAAATCCACATCGTCGGTTTCGCCAAGAAGGTCGGCGACCTGATCGACGGTCTGGTGATGGTGGTGCTGTTCTTCGGCATCGCGTTCGTCATCACCCTGATCCTGCTGCTGTGGTTCACCAACTGCGTACGCAGCACCATTGCGGTGTTGAGCACGACGCTGGTGGCGGTGGTCTGGCAGCTCGGTCTGATGCACTTTTTCGGCTTCGGGCTCGATCCGTATTCGATGCTGGTGCCGTTCCTGATCTTCGCCATCGGCATTTCCCACGGCGTGCAGAAGATCAACGGTATCGCCCTGCAATCCAGCGAGGCCGATAACGCACTGACCGCAGCGCGCCGCACCTTCCGGCAATTGTTCCTGCCGGGGATGATCGCGATTCTCGCGGACGCGGTGGGTTTCATCACGCTGTTGATCATCGACATCGGCGTGATCCGTGAACTGGCCATCGGCGCGTCCATCGGCGTGGCGGTGATCGTGTTCACCAACCTGATTCTGCTGCCGGTGGCGATTTCCTATGTCGGTATCAGTAAACGCGCGATTGCCAAGAGCAAGAAAGACGCAAACCGCGAACACCCGTTCTGGCGTCTGCTGTCGAACTTTGCCAACCCGAAAGTCGCACGCATCTCGGTGGTGCTGGCGCTGATCGCCTTCGGTGGCGGCCTCTGGTACAGCCAGAACCTGAAAATCGGCGACCTCGACCAGGGCGCGCCGGAACTGCGTCCGGACTCGCGTTACAACAAGGACAACAACTTCATCATCAACAACTACTCGACCAGCTCCGATGTGCTGGTGGTGATGGTCAAGACCAAGGCTGAAGGCTGTTCACGCTTTGAGGCCATGGCGCCGATCGATGAACTGATGTGGAAGATGCAGAACACCGAGGGCGTGCAGTCTGCGATCTCGCTGGTGACCGTGTCCAAGCAAATGATCAAGGGGATGAACGAGGGCAACCTGAAATGGGAAACCCTGTCACGCAATCCGGACGTGCTGAACAACTCGATTGCCCGCGCTGACGGTCTGTACAACAACAGTTGCTCGCTGGCGCCGGTGCTGGTGTTCCTCAACGATCACAAGGCTGAAACCCTTGATCGTGCGGTGCACGCGGTGCAGGAATTCGCCAAGGACAACAACAAGGACGGTCTGGAATTCATCCTCGCGGCCGGTAACGCCGGGATCGAAGCGGCCACCAACGAAGTCATCAAACAGGCTGAGCTGACCATCCTGATTCTGGTGTACATCTGCGTGGCGGTGATGTGCATGATCACCTTCCGTTCGTGGGCGGCGACCTTGTGCATCGTCCTGCCGCTGGTACTGACCTCGGTACTCGGCAACGCGCTGATGGCGTTCATGGGCATCGGTGTGAAAGTCGCGACGCTGCCGGTGGTGGCGCTGGGTGTGGGGATCGGTGTCGACTACGGCATCTACATCTATAGCCGTCTGGAGAGTTTCCTGCGTGCCGGCCTTCCGTTGCAGGAAGCCTATTACCAGACGCTGAAATCCACCGGTAAGGCGGTGCTGTTTACCGGTCTGTGTCTGGCGATTGGGGTGTGTACCTGGATTTTCTCGGCGATCAAGTTCCAGGCCGACATGGGCCTGATGCTGACCTTCATGTTGCTGTGGAACATGTTCGGTGCGCTGTGGCTGCTGCCGGCACTGGCCAGGTTCCTGATCAAACCGGAGAAGCTGGCGGGGCAGAAGGGCAATTCGCTGTTTGCGCACTGA
- a CDS encoding lactonase family protein: MKMRKFWPLLMAGSVGAMGLSTASAENFQLLVGSYTAGTSQGIYRMNFDSATGQIAAKPLQVVKSENPSWLTLSKDQHRLFVVNENGPGQKDPVGRVSSYSIDPKTHALTLINQVQSLGNEPTHSSLSADASHLFVSNYSVVEDPGGTLAVLPVGADGKLKPVVQMSAHPASRVNPERQASNHVHSTVSSPDGRYVFSNDLGADKVFIYQFDPKANPELPLTPAKTASVALPAGSGPRHLLFSADGKHAWLTMEMSAQVAVFDYNDGVLTQTQLVDLAAGQPTSDKAGAALHASADGKFLYVSNRGTANQLVVFAIDPATGQLKELQKRSVEGDHPREFSLDPSGKFLLIANQKSNQIVVVERDGKTGLLGKTVQKLPMDAPSDLKFLVRQ, encoded by the coding sequence ATGAAAATGCGTAAATTCTGGCCGCTGCTGATGGCCGGCAGCGTCGGCGCCATGGGGCTGTCCACGGCCTCTGCCGAGAACTTCCAATTGCTGGTCGGCTCCTACACCGCCGGCACCAGCCAAGGCATTTATCGAATGAATTTCGACAGTGCCACCGGCCAGATCGCCGCCAAGCCGCTGCAAGTGGTCAAGAGCGAAAACCCGTCATGGCTGACCCTGTCCAAAGACCAGCATCGCCTGTTCGTGGTCAATGAAAACGGCCCTGGCCAGAAAGACCCGGTCGGTCGCGTCAGCAGCTATTCGATTGATCCGAAAACCCACGCCCTGACCTTGATCAATCAAGTGCAGAGCCTGGGCAACGAGCCAACTCATTCAAGCCTCAGCGCTGACGCCAGCCACCTGTTCGTCAGCAATTATTCGGTGGTGGAAGATCCGGGCGGAACGCTGGCGGTTTTGCCGGTCGGTGCTGACGGCAAGCTCAAACCCGTCGTGCAGATGAGCGCGCACCCGGCCAGCCGGGTCAATCCCGAGCGCCAGGCGTCGAACCACGTGCACTCGACGGTCTCTTCGCCGGACGGACGCTATGTGTTCTCCAACGACCTCGGTGCGGACAAAGTCTTCATCTACCAATTCGACCCGAAAGCCAACCCGGAGCTGCCGCTGACCCCGGCGAAAACAGCTTCTGTGGCGTTACCTGCCGGCAGCGGCCCACGTCATTTGCTGTTCAGCGCCGATGGCAAACACGCTTGGCTGACCATGGAAATGAGCGCGCAGGTTGCGGTGTTCGACTACAACGACGGCGTGCTGACCCAGACGCAACTGGTCGATCTGGCGGCCGGCCAGCCAACTTCGGACAAGGCCGGCGCCGCGCTGCACGCCTCGGCGGATGGCAAGTTCCTCTACGTCAGCAACCGTGGCACCGCCAATCAACTGGTGGTGTTCGCGATTGATCCGGCAACCGGTCAGCTCAAAGAACTGCAAAAACGTTCGGTGGAAGGTGATCACCCGCGCGAATTCAGCCTCGATCCGAGCGGCAAATTCCTGCTGATTGCCAACCAGAAGAGCAACCAGATTGTCGTCGTTGAACGCGATGGCAAGACCGGTCTGCTCGGCAAAACCGTGCAGAAACTGCCGATGGACGCGCCGAGCGACCTCAAGTTTCTAGTGCGACAATAA
- a CDS encoding DUF5629 family protein codes for MTAQTLLNALEHCGMVEIDGLHAFEFALDEDDNLHIECIDGRAAKHWEFTPAQVEAATFDEDLQSWLVIGYASDTKTTGEHRLVCLGDVVSSSDDEEESDENA; via the coding sequence ATGACTGCCCAAACCCTTCTCAACGCCCTCGAACACTGCGGCATGGTCGAAATCGACGGCCTGCATGCCTTCGAATTCGCCCTCGACGAAGACGACAACCTGCACATCGAATGCATCGACGGTCGAGCGGCCAAGCATTGGGAGTTCACCCCCGCGCAGGTCGAAGCCGCAACGTTTGATGAAGACCTGCAGAGCTGGCTGGTCATTGGCTATGCCAGCGACACCAAGACCACCGGCGAACATCGCCTGGTCTGCCTCGGCGACGTAGTCAGCAGCAGCGATGATGAGGAAGAATCTGATGAAAATGCGTAA
- a CDS encoding glutathione S-transferase — MNTLYSFRRCPYAMRARMALRYSGVPVDIVEVSLKAKPAQMLAISPKGTVPVLDAGGRVIDESLEIMRWALAQNDPDDWLLAGDSRIAELIEANDQEFKVHLNRYKYAERYPEQSMEVYRAEGALFLQRLEELLTDRDYLLTDHPSLADIALLPFVRQFAHVDREWFAQTPYSRLQAWLQRFLESDLFTSIMKK, encoded by the coding sequence ATGAACACGCTGTATTCTTTCCGCCGCTGCCCGTATGCGATGCGCGCGCGGATGGCCTTGCGTTATTCGGGTGTGCCGGTGGACATTGTCGAGGTCAGCCTCAAAGCGAAACCGGCGCAGATGTTGGCGATCTCGCCGAAAGGCACGGTGCCGGTGCTGGATGCGGGTGGGCGGGTCATTGACGAGAGCCTGGAGATCATGCGCTGGGCGTTGGCGCAGAATGATCCGGATGACTGGTTGCTGGCGGGCGATTCGCGGATAGCCGAACTGATCGAGGCGAACGATCAAGAGTTCAAAGTGCATTTGAATCGCTACAAGTACGCCGAGCGTTATCCCGAACAGTCGATGGAGGTTTATCGGGCTGAAGGGGCGTTGTTCTTGCAGCGGCTGGAGGAGTTGCTGACCGATCGCGATTACTTGCTGACCGATCACCCGAGCCTGGCCGATATCGCCCTGCTGCCGTTCGTTCGCCAGTTTGCCCATGTTGACCGTGAGTGGTTTGCGCAGACGCCCTACTCCCGTCTACAGGCCTGGTTGCAGCGCTTTCTCGAATCCGACCTCTTCACCTCGATCATGAAGAAGTAA
- a CDS encoding IlvD/Edd family dehydratase — translation MSDKKPTLRSAQWFGTADKNGFMYRSWMKNQGIADHQFHGKPIIGICNTWSELTPCNAHFRQIAEHVKRGVIEAGGFPVEFPVFSNGESNLRPTAMLTRNLASMDVEEAIRGNPIDGVVLLTGCDKTTPALLMGAASCDVPAIVVTGGPMLNGKHKGKDIGSGTVVWQLSEQVKAGTITIDDFLAAEGGMSRSAGTCNTMGTASTMACMAEALGTSLPHNAAIPAVDARRYVLAHMSGMRAVEMVREDLKLSKILTKEAFENAIRVNAAIGGSTNAVIHLKAIAGRIGVELDLDDWTRIGRGMPTIVDLQPSGRFLMEEFYYAGGLPAVLRRLGEANLIPNPNALTVNGKSIGENTKDAPIYGEDEVIRTLDNPIRADGGICVLRGNLAPLGAVLKPSAATPELMQHRGRAVVFENFDMYKARINDPELDVDKDSILVMKNCGPKGYPGMAEVGNMGLPAKLLAQGVTDMVRISDARMSGTAYGTVVLHVAPEAAAGGPLATAQEGDWIELDCATGRLHLDIPDAELAARMADLQPPQQLLVGGYRQLYIDHVLQADQGCDFDFLVGCRGAEVPRHSH, via the coding sequence ATGTCTGATAAGAAACCCACCCTGCGCTCCGCCCAATGGTTTGGCACGGCCGACAAGAACGGCTTCATGTACCGCAGCTGGATGAAGAATCAGGGCATCGCCGACCACCAGTTCCACGGCAAGCCGATCATCGGCATCTGCAACACCTGGTCGGAATTGACCCCGTGCAACGCGCACTTCCGCCAGATCGCGGAGCACGTCAAACGCGGGGTGATCGAGGCCGGTGGCTTTCCAGTGGAATTCCCGGTGTTTTCCAACGGCGAATCGAACCTGCGTCCTACCGCCATGCTCACCCGCAACCTGGCGAGCATGGACGTTGAAGAAGCGATTCGCGGCAACCCGATTGACGGCGTGGTGCTGCTGACCGGTTGCGACAAAACCACCCCGGCGCTGCTGATGGGCGCGGCCAGTTGCGACGTGCCGGCCATCGTCGTCACCGGCGGGCCGATGCTCAATGGCAAGCACAAGGGCAAGGACATCGGTTCCGGCACCGTGGTCTGGCAGCTCAGCGAACAGGTCAAGGCTGGCACCATCACCATTGACGATTTCCTTGCGGCCGAGGGCGGCATGTCGCGTTCGGCGGGCACCTGCAACACCATGGGCACCGCATCGACGATGGCTTGCATGGCGGAAGCACTGGGCACTTCGCTGCCGCACAACGCGGCGATTCCGGCGGTGGATGCGCGGCGTTATGTGTTGGCGCACATGTCCGGCATGCGGGCGGTGGAGATGGTGCGCGAAGATTTGAAACTGTCGAAGATTCTGACTAAAGAAGCCTTCGAGAACGCTATTCGTGTGAACGCCGCCATCGGCGGTTCGACCAACGCCGTGATCCACTTGAAGGCGATTGCCGGGCGCATCGGCGTCGAGCTGGATCTGGACGACTGGACGCGCATCGGGCGCGGCATGCCGACCATCGTCGACCTGCAACCGTCCGGGCGTTTCCTGATGGAAGAGTTCTATTACGCCGGTGGCTTGCCAGCGGTGCTGCGCCGCCTCGGTGAAGCGAATCTGATCCCCAACCCGAATGCATTGACGGTCAACGGCAAGTCCATCGGCGAGAACACCAAGGACGCGCCGATCTACGGCGAAGACGAAGTGATCCGCACCCTCGACAATCCGATTCGCGCCGACGGAGGGATCTGTGTGTTGCGCGGTAACCTGGCACCGCTCGGTGCGGTGCTCAAGCCGTCCGCTGCGACGCCGGAACTGATGCAGCACCGTGGCCGCGCGGTGGTGTTCGAGAACTTCGACATGTACAAGGCGCGGATCAACGATCCGGAGCTGGACGTCGATAAAGATTCGATTTTGGTGATGAAGAACTGCGGGCCGAAGGGTTACCCGGGCATGGCCGAAGTCGGCAACATGGGTTTGCCGGCCAAGCTGTTGGCGCAGGGTGTGACCGACATGGTGCGCATTTCTGATGCGCGGATGAGCGGCACCGCGTATGGCACGGTGGTTTTGCACGTGGCGCCGGAAGCGGCGGCCGGCGGGCCTCTGGCGACGGCGCAGGAAGGCGACTGGATCGAGCTGGATTGCGCCACCGGGCGCTTGCATCTGGATATTCCGGATGCCGAACTGGCAGCGCGCATGGCCGATCTGCAACCACCGCAGCAGTTGCTGGTGGGCGGCTACCGTCAGCTGTACATCGATCACGTGTTGCAAGCAGATCAGGGTTGCGACTTTGATTTCCTGGTGGGTTGCCGTGGCGCGGAAGTCCCCCGTCATTCCCATTAA
- a CDS encoding MFS transporter gives MSQELRLIRRITLKLIPFLILLYLIAYVDRSAVGFAKLHMGADIGIGDAAYGLGAGLFFIGYFLFEIPSNLMLERFGARRWFARIMITWGAITIGMAFVQGPHSFYVMRFLLGAAEAGFFPGVLYYITQWFPVRHRGKILGLFILSQPIAMMITGPVSGGLLGMDGVLGLHGWQWLFIVIGTPAILLTWPVLRWLPDGPQQVKWLAQAEKDWLTGELKKDLQEYSQTRHGNPLHALKDKRVLLLALFYLPVTLSIYGLGLWLPTLIKQFGGSDLVTGFVSSVPYIFGIIGLLIVPRSSDRLNDRYGHLAVLYVLGAIGLFLSAWLSLPVAQLAALCLVAFALFSCTAVFWTLPGRFFAGASAAAGIALINSVGNLGGYIGPFVIGALKEYTGNLASGLYFLSGVMVFGLILTGVVYRVLERKHVLPVDQFAASARGATRT, from the coding sequence ATGAGCCAGGAACTGCGGCTGATACGGCGCATTACGCTGAAACTGATTCCCTTCCTGATCCTGCTGTACCTGATCGCCTATGTGGATCGCTCCGCCGTCGGCTTCGCCAAGCTGCACATGGGCGCCGACATCGGCATCGGCGACGCCGCCTACGGCCTCGGCGCCGGGCTGTTCTTCATTGGTTACTTTCTTTTCGAAATCCCCAGCAACCTGATGCTCGAACGCTTTGGCGCGCGGCGCTGGTTCGCGCGAATCATGATTACCTGGGGCGCGATCACCATCGGCATGGCCTTCGTTCAGGGCCCGCACAGTTTCTACGTGATGCGCTTTCTGCTCGGCGCGGCCGAGGCGGGGTTCTTTCCTGGCGTTCTCTACTACATCACCCAATGGTTCCCGGTGCGCCATCGCGGCAAGATCCTCGGGCTGTTCATCCTCTCGCAACCGATCGCGATGATGATCACCGGCCCGGTGTCCGGCGGTTTGCTCGGCATGGACGGCGTGCTGGGTCTGCATGGCTGGCAGTGGCTGTTCATCGTCATCGGCACCCCGGCGATCCTGTTGACCTGGCCGGTGTTGCGCTGGTTGCCGGATGGCCCGCAGCAAGTGAAATGGCTGGCTCAGGCCGAGAAGGACTGGCTGACCGGCGAGCTGAAAAAGGATTTGCAGGAATACAGCCAGACCCGTCACGGCAATCCGCTGCATGCGCTGAAAGACAAACGCGTGTTGCTGCTCGCACTGTTCTATCTGCCGGTGACGCTGAGCATTTATGGCTTGGGCCTGTGGCTGCCGACGTTGATCAAACAGTTTGGTGGCAGCGATCTGGTCACCGGTTTTGTGTCGTCGGTGCCGTACATCTTCGGGATCATCGGCTTGCTGATCGTGCCGCGCAGTTCTGATCGATTGAATGATCGCTACGGGCATCTCGCCGTGCTTTACGTGCTGGGTGCGATTGGCCTGTTCCTCAGTGCCTGGCTGTCGCTGCCGGTCGCGCAACTGGCGGCGCTGTGTCTGGTGGCGTTCGCGCTGTTTTCCTGCACGGCGGTGTTCTGGACCCTGCCGGGACGGTTCTTCGCCGGCGCGAGTGCGGCGGCGGGGATTGCACTGATCAACTCGGTAGGGAATCTGGGCGGGTACATCGGGCCTTTCGTGATCGGGGCGTTGAAGGAGTACACCGGCAATCTGGCTTCGGGGTTGTATTTCCTCTCTGGAGTGATGGTGTTCGGCTTGATCCTGACTGGTGTCGTCTACCGCGTGCTGGAACGCAAACACGTGCTGCCAGTCGACCAGTTCGCCGCCAGCGCACGCGGCGCTACCCGCACCTGA
- the araD1 gene encoding AraD1 family protein, which translates to MHLVQFELSNRERRVGVVDNGLVREVQDARSTRDLALAAIEAGNTLEQQVQILGLGISHDYAELLSQLRVLPPLDHPDPAHMLISGTGLTHLGSASARDKMHQQVGDEATMTDTMRIFKWGVEGGKPAAGQAGVQPEWFYKGDGSIVVRPGQPFPVPPFAEDAGEEPEMAGLYIIGNDGKPYRLGFAVGNEFSDHVMERKNYLYLAHSKLRSCSYGPELRTGELPQHLAGTSRILRDGEVLWQNEFLSGEANMCHSLANLEYHHFKYSQFLRPGDVHIHFFGTATLSFADGIRTQPGDVFEISQAEFGAPLVNGIVPVPAAYEPDSIGTL; encoded by the coding sequence ATGCATCTGGTTCAATTCGAATTAAGCAACCGCGAACGCCGCGTCGGCGTGGTCGACAACGGTCTGGTGCGCGAAGTGCAGGACGCCCGCAGCACGCGTGATCTGGCGCTGGCCGCCATCGAGGCCGGCAACACCCTCGAGCAACAAGTGCAAATCCTCGGCCTCGGCATCAGCCACGACTACGCCGAGCTGCTCTCACAACTGCGCGTGCTGCCGCCCCTCGACCATCCGGACCCGGCGCACATGCTGATCAGCGGTACTGGCCTGACGCATCTTGGCAGTGCCTCGGCGCGGGACAAAATGCACCAACAAGTCGGCGACGAAGCGACCATGACCGATACCATGCGCATCTTCAAATGGGGCGTGGAGGGCGGTAAACCGGCGGCGGGGCAGGCCGGTGTGCAACCGGAATGGTTCTACAAAGGCGATGGCAGCATCGTCGTGCGTCCGGGCCAGCCGTTCCCGGTGCCGCCGTTTGCCGAAGACGCCGGTGAAGAACCGGAAATGGCCGGCCTCTACATCATCGGCAACGACGGCAAGCCTTATCGCCTCGGTTTCGCGGTGGGCAACGAGTTCTCCGACCACGTCATGGAGCGCAAGAACTACCTGTACCTCGCGCACTCGAAACTGCGCAGTTGCAGCTATGGCCCGGAACTTCGTACCGGCGAACTGCCTCAACATCTGGCCGGCACCAGTCGCATCCTGCGTGACGGCGAAGTGCTCTGGCAGAACGAGTTTCTCAGCGGCGAGGCGAACATGTGCCACAGCCTCGCCAACCTCGAATACCACCACTTTAAATACAGTCAGTTCCTGCGTCCCGGTGACGTGCACATTCACTTCTTCGGCACCGCGACGCTGTCGTTCGCTGATGGCATCCGCACCCAGCCGGGTGACGTCTTTGAAATCAGCCAGGCCGAATTCGGCGCGCCACTGGTCAACGGCATCGTCCCGGTTCCAGCGGCTTACGAACCGGACAGCATCGGCACCCTTTAA
- a CDS encoding FadR/GntR family transcriptional regulator: protein MDYRKPSDRKSMHSRIVQELGMQIVSGRFLPDDKLPAEALLCEEYAVSRPVLREATRVLVAKGLVYSKPRVGTVVKARREWHMLDPDVLHWLMQSSPQNEFFNVLTSVRSIIEPAAAALAAQHATDADIAAIGEAYQRMEAAPTPEALLQPDLDFHSRIADATHNDLLANLCNMLSVAIAEALKHSNQRPNLHELALPRHKAILTAIENRDALGARHATLVQLDDARSALSVVLGAELS, encoded by the coding sequence ATGGATTACCGCAAACCCTCCGACCGTAAAAGCATGCACTCGCGCATCGTCCAGGAACTGGGCATGCAGATCGTCTCCGGACGCTTTTTGCCCGACGACAAACTGCCCGCCGAAGCCTTGCTCTGCGAGGAGTACGCGGTCAGTCGGCCGGTATTGCGCGAAGCCACGCGGGTGCTGGTGGCCAAGGGGTTGGTGTATTCAAAACCGCGTGTCGGCACGGTGGTCAAGGCGCGCCGCGAGTGGCACATGCTCGACCCGGACGTGCTGCACTGGCTGATGCAAAGCAGCCCGCAGAATGAATTCTTCAATGTGCTGACCAGTGTGCGCAGCATTATCGAACCCGCCGCTGCTGCCCTCGCCGCTCAACATGCAACCGATGCCGACATCGCCGCCATCGGTGAGGCGTATCAGCGCATGGAAGCGGCGCCGACACCGGAAGCGCTGTTGCAGCCGGATCTGGATTTTCATAGCCGGATTGCCGATGCGACGCATAATGATTTGCTGGCGAATCTGTGCAACATGTTGTCGGTGGCGATTGCCGAGGCGTTGAAGCATTCGAATCAGCGGCCGAATCTGCATGAGTTGGCGTTGCCTCGGCATAAGGCGATTCTTACCGCTATCGAGAATCGTGATGCGCTTGGGGCTCGGCATGCGACGCTCGTACAGCTGGACGATGCGCGGAGTGCGCTGAGTGTTGTGCTTGGGGCTGAGCTTTCTTAA